AATCAAGGCGTCTTAGTAGGTACTCAACTTGGACAAGTTTAGTGAGAGGCATTATCCAATCCCCATAGAGGCGAGAAACTACTGTTGGATCAACCTTGTACTTTCCCTTGTTGTCATCATTATTCAGAGTCACTTCTTGTCCAAACACCATGGCCTTCTTTGCAACCCTCTTCTTTACTGCCTCTTCTACACTCGCATATGTCAACAATTTCATCAGAGCATCTCTGTCCTGAAAAAACCAACACATTATTGAAGTAAAATGCATGacctttactttttttcttcaagaagtAGCACCTAAACAATTTAGGAAGTTAAAATATGCTTAATATAGAAATCAATCCATATGTTCTCATTTTTCTCAAATTCCTGTCATGGTGTCATTGAActcataatcataataaataaaaatccaacaaaatatTGTCATAGTGATTCTAATTAATTGCTTAGGAGTTAAGAATCACTGGTTCTTCAATCTGCTGATCACAACAAGGCAAATATTCTAGCAAAACCTTATTTACTATAGTCCTTAATGATGCACCCTTAATACCTTAGCACGAATTGCAGGCTCATATTCTTTAGGGGATTCCCTGAATTTTACCTCGGCTACTAACTTTCCATAATGAATTCTTCTGGAGAGGGCCTGCACggaatattttgtatttttcattgtCAAAACCTCAAAATATGGCTTATGACAGTAATCAATAATTTACCTTCTCaaagaatatttttatataaaaaaataaaataaataaaaaacaacaacaacgacaacaacaacaacaacaacaaatgacTTTGCACAAGAGTCCAAATGATCATCAGCAGCCAGGAAATTTTAACAACAGCATAGCAGAACACTGAACAAGTTCACATGCACCTTTACCTGTAAACACACAAGGTCGCTAGCTGCAGTTGATGCATAATTGCCATCATCACCCGGTGCAGCAAACAGCTGAAGAAGTTTCTTAAAATACATATCCCATATGTCCTTGTTTATGTTAATCGAAGCAGCTGGAGGATGCAATATCTAGATTTGGAATTAGATGAAAACTAATGGaccatttcaaaattaaaaagcaaaacaaGAGTTTTGCAGCATATGAATACCTCTGTAAAGTTGTAAGGCGGCACCACCGAGGGCGGAAGATTATCTGGAAAGAAGGGATGCTCTTCAGGGTTTGCATATCTTCCAGCCTGTAACATTCCAGgtcattttattaataaaactgAAGTAGGAAGTACCCACACAACCCAAACCAAAGAATTCTGTCAACTGAGTCTCATTACTGTGGTTTTACTAAGTTTGCATAATCGCATTTGGCATTCACACTAAACAAGAAAGTAGACATATCAAGGATACAAGTAACTTAGTAGATAGAAAGCTGGAACAAACGAAATTACATACAGTAAAGCAACTTATCTCAGTGCTAAAGTTTCAGATCCTGCATTGAAAATAAACTTGGCTTGGTTGCCCTTTGTCAGATATGTTTAACAGAGTGAAGAGTCAGTGTAGCGTACTAATGACAACAATGTttatgttttctaattaaaattagCCAATTATGGTTTTGCAGATATTGATAATCATGTAAAGGCTTTAGCCAATGACAATATCACATAAAACTTGATGTCGTTTTGATACAATTCtaccaaaaatcaaagagtaCAAAGTACAAACCCAAAAGTTTCAATAGTCTGTCTGGTCAGCCTGCCATTATGATGATGTTCAACATGAAGTGTGAAGCAACATAGTTCATCTTCTCCAAGATCCTTGTAGCTCAATGGCACGACCTGGTTCTCTCTATGATGAGAACCTGGGCTCAAATCCTCCCAACCCCATATGttgtaagcaaaaaaaaaaaaaaggtcaccCTTGGAGATCTTTCATATTGTTGGTTCTCCAAATTTTTAGTGTGTCCCTAAGTTGATTACATTCATGGAAGTAAGAAATAACTACCTTGGCCACCAAAAACTCTTAACTCCTTCCTAAACTCTGTGAAATGCGATGATCAATTTTAAGTAGAGAAATGTTACCATATTGAAATCTCTTGCTACTTGTCTAGTCAAGCATTGGGATGCAGAGGCTCGATTAGGCATTGTACACAATGTTTGAACAACATTGTAATTTAGATAGTTCGCACACTCCATTCAATTAACACTTATCTAAGAGTACAACCATATGAAATCAATGGAGTCATGGTAAGGGCACCACTATCTCTCCCTTagaataaaatcataaaaacatataaagaaCCATACACATAGGGAGACCAAAAATAAGGGAAACATAATTTTCACCAGACCTTTATTCACATGGTACTTGGGAATAGTATGGAAAAAATGGAAATAGCACCACCTAAAATAAATGGTGAATACAAATCATAGGCTAATATTATTATGAAACTGATATAACAAATATTATTAGTAATAAGATCATTAtataacaaatataattttgttttgtactttgctataataataataatattattaaattaaataactaCTAAAATCATTTTGTTTGGTACAGGCCACAGCATAAGATAATAACAAAGACGAGCGAGTTCTCCCACATGGCCCACACACGATGTGGACCGTCCTATTGACACGATACGACAAGCCCAACTTCAAATTTTTGCGGACAATACAATGCgtagcaaaacaaaacaaaacaaatacaatgataaggaaataaaaacaaaattgcacCAGAAGTCGAAGaccaagaaaaattaaattatttgctttgaaatattaaatatatatttttaatagcaCATACCTTAGCTTGAAGGGCCTCTGTTTCCTTAACAACAAAGTGAACCAAAGAACCAGAAAAGGTTGGAGTGGAAACGTAAGATTCATTATAGGTAGGAGAATTGCTGGGAAAACGAGCCCTCTCTATGAGACTGAAAATGATGGTGTCTTCTTGTCTTATCAAAGACTGTCTAACCGATTCAAGCGTTACACCATTCGCCATGCTGTTTCTAACATTATGGGACCATACCACAAAACAAACAATGAGTGATAGGATGGACATGTTTATATGTTAGCAAGAAGAAAAGGAATGAGATGAGGCCAAGATTATTATTGGGACTTGGTATATATTGTAACTGTAATAATGTTCAATAAAAAGGGCACCCTGTAGTTGCCATATATAGAGGTCAAATCTTATTAATTAGTCAAGCATTTTGCTGTATAGTTGGTTAGTAAATATGGTAATTAaatagaaaatggaaaaagtcAAATAAAACATGAATGAAATGGAGAAGGAAATTCTACGTACTTACCTTACCTTTGGAGTTTGGTGGGGACTTGTGGTGGCGGAGGAGTCAGGGAGGGTAGGAGGTGATGTAAGAAAACGCAGGAAAAGAGCTTTGTGGATGGAAGGATGGAATGGTGGTTGACTGTTCTTATTATATGCGGATTTTGCGTGTGAACGGGCAAGGCGTGAGGAGTGAGGAGGACCCACGCGGCGGCCACGCACTTCTTTATTTCCACCTCCGGGTGTAAATGAAACAAGCCCAACCTCGAGCTCCATCCGAGAAAAAGATTGTCTGCGTTAGTAAATAAATTAATCTTAAACCTAAGTTTAAACTCTATTATTAAACAAGCTTAGCTTAATCATAATAATTTGTTCTTAAACAAGCTCATGAATATAAGGCCCGGTttaagtgtgtgtatgtgtgtgtatatatatatatatatatatatatatatgagaaatgctatatatacaacattttcaaaaaaaaaaaaattttatagagtttcaacGTATGGCATTCACTcttgataatagttttttattatcaaactaaggcaccaatcagtttttgatgtatGTAGGAATTAGatttcagatctcttatacaaccattagaAACTTTATTCAGTAAGCTAATTAAAACCCTTtgtttttcacaataaatcctagttgacaagttgttaaaggtttttaatttgaatccaccactaaaattactttcttACCCACTAGTAACAGCATGTAACAACATGCTATATAggatttaattttgtaaatttataaatagGTTGTTGATAtgatatcaattaaaaaaaaaaaattattaataatataaccaatttatttattgtgaaaattcaatgatttttgaaaatgtaAACAATTTTGGTCatgattttaatatatatgtgaaaaaataattttttttaaataataagaaaaaaaaaagtgaatcaAGTAActcatgaacaaaata
This DNA window, taken from Quercus robur chromosome 2, dhQueRobu3.1, whole genome shotgun sequence, encodes the following:
- the LOC126712826 gene encoding chorismate mutase 2-like isoform X3, with amino-acid sequence MANGVTLESVRQSLIRQEDTIIFSLIERARFPSNSPTYNESYVSTPTFSGSLVHFVVKETEALQAKAGRYANPEEHPFFPDNLPPSVVPPYNFTEILHPPAASININKDIWDMYFKKLLQLFAAPGDDGNYASTAASDLVCLQALSRRIHYGKLVAEVKFRESPKEYEPAIRAKDRDALMKLLTYASVEEAVKKRVAKKAMVFGQEVTLNNDDNKGKYKVDPTVVSRLYGDWIMPLTKLVQVEYLLRRLD
- the LOC126712826 gene encoding chorismate mutase 2-like isoform X2 — its product is MELEVGLVSFTPGGGNKEVRGRRVGPPHSSRLARSHAKSAYNKNSQPPFHPSIHKALFLRFLTSPPTLPDSSATTSPHQTPKVSMANGVTLESVRQSLIRQEDTIIFSLIERARFPSNSPTYNESYVSTPTFSGSLVHFVVKETEALQAKAGRYANPEEHPFFPDNLPPSVVPPYNFTEILHPPAASININKDIWDMYFKKLLQLFAAPGDDGNYASTAASDLVCLQALSRRIHYGKLVAEVKFRESPKEYEPAIRAKDRDALMKLLTYASVEEAVKKRVAKKAMVFGQEVTLNNDDNKGKYKVDPTVVSRLYGDWIMPLTKLVQVEYLLRRLD
- the LOC126712826 gene encoding chorismate mutase 2-like isoform X1, with the translated sequence MELEVGLVSFTPGGGNKEVRGRRVGPPHSSRLARSHAKSAYNKNSQPPFHPSIHKALFLRFLTSPPTLPDSSATTSPHQTPKVRNSMANGVTLESVRQSLIRQEDTIIFSLIERARFPSNSPTYNESYVSTPTFSGSLVHFVVKETEALQAKAGRYANPEEHPFFPDNLPPSVVPPYNFTEILHPPAASININKDIWDMYFKKLLQLFAAPGDDGNYASTAASDLVCLQALSRRIHYGKLVAEVKFRESPKEYEPAIRAKDRDALMKLLTYASVEEAVKKRVAKKAMVFGQEVTLNNDDNKGKYKVDPTVVSRLYGDWIMPLTKLVQVEYLLRRLD